In Mercenaria mercenaria strain notata unplaced genomic scaffold, MADL_Memer_1 contig_3287, whole genome shotgun sequence, the following are encoded in one genomic region:
- the LOC123563397 gene encoding uncharacterized protein LOC123563397: MDTFEDLEDLLEVFGLGSKSSTSNSQCTQELAEAGTTNDDADDEMSVENLVENFMAASVQTDTAGDEHNDDTHLNQIDEFDEDDPQRDLATIKHKLQEGCGCKLCCFKGVTVGVVLDNILRMREMSKDNKELFVMGNLREKLGTDRCKEGERQRVRFEYNFQGKTVCQKAFCLIYDMGKSTVKRIQKHISTKGVGPRVHGLVGRRPSNAFSSDVIKDAVQYLINYAIEEGLPQPAPPRGRDDTPPIYLPASKTKIMIHQEYMEACVQSGKVHVGR; encoded by the exons GATTTAGAAGATTTACTTGAAGTGTTTGGATTGGGAAGTAAATCTAGTACATCAAATAGCCAATGTACACAGGAACTTGCAGAAGCTGGAACTACAAATG atgatgctgatgatgaaatGTCCGTGGAAAACCTGGTGGAAAACTTCATGGCAGCTAGTGTTCAAACCGATACAGCTGGCGATGAACACAACGATGATACACATCTAAACCAAATAGATGAGTTTGACGAAGATGATCCCCAAAGAGATCTCGCAACTATCAAACATAAACTTCAAGAGGGGTGTGGCTGTAAACTTTGTTGTTTCAAAGGTGTTACAGTAGGAGTTGTTCTAGACAATATTCTTAGAATGAGAGAGATGTCAAAAGACAATAAAGAGTTATTTGTCATGGGAAACTTGCGTGAAAAACTTGGTACTGACCGGTGCAAGGAGGGAGAACGACAACGAGTGCGCTTTGAATACAATTTCCAAGGAAAGACGGTTTGCCAGAAAGcattttgtttgatatatgaCATGGGGAAAAGCACTGTGAAGCGTATTCAGAAACACATTTCCACAAAGGGTGTAGGACCGCGGGTTCATGGTCTAGTAGGAAGAAGACCGTCAAATGCATTTTCCTCTGACGTCATCAAAGATGCAGTGCAGTACTTAATAAACTATGCAATCGAAGAGGGACTTCCACAGCCAGCACCACCAAGAGGCCGAGATGATACACCGCCCATTTATCTACCTGCATCAAAAACTAAGATCATGATTCATCAAGAATATATGGAAGCTTGTGTACAAAGTGGTAAGGTTCACGTTGGAaggtaa
- the LOC123561384 gene encoding uncharacterized protein LOC123561384, protein MNPRDDVCKTCEDFRDTISMARSEDDKLDATASYHQHVLSARAEREVYQQCVQESTALFRGSSQDHSKVHYTFDFSQYVKLPHHAREKGPTFFIQPRKVQMFGFRIDGYRQYNYLIDEDQTIGVDGQLAHGPDSVISMLDHAFGTFCHQGGDCTIHADNCFGQNKNRYVIAYLSWRTMTDRHDNIKYMMQLPGHTRCLIDAGFGRIKQRYRREDVDTLQHVADVVDLSSCSNVSVVYGRDTWKWRQWKAFFGDRYKKVPNISKYHYFRFSSTDPGAVFMKMSAVHTEETRFVVCKTNLLAMDSYDIPQEIMPAGLSRERQRYLYSQVRPLVRLQFQEEFCAVPAQE, encoded by the exons ATGAATCCGCGAGACGATGTATGCAAGACATGTGAGGACTTTCGCGATACCATATCTATGGCTAGAAGTGAAGATGACAAACTAGACGCCACTGCTAGTTATCACCAGCATGTTTTGTCTGCACGTGCAGAGCGAGAGGTGTATCAGCAATGTGTACAAGAATCTACGGCTCTTTTCCGAGGTAGCTCACAAGATCACAGCAAGGTCCATTATACATTTGATTTTAGTCAATATGTGAAATTACCTCATCACGCAAGAGAGAAAGGACCTACCTTCTTTATACAGCCACGCAAGGTGCAGATGTTTGGCTTCAGAATAGATGGATATCGCCAGTACAACTATTTAATAGATGAAGACCAGACAATAG GTGTAGACGGACAATTGGCACATGGACCCGATTCTGTGATCTCCATGTTGGACCACGCCTTTGGTACGTTTTGTCACCAGGGAGGAGATTGCACAATACATGCTGATAACTGTTTTG GTCAAAATAAAAACCGCTACGTGATTGCCTACCTCTCATGGAGAACTATGACGGACAGACatgataatatcaaatatatgatGCAGTTACCTGGCCATACTAG atgtttGATTGACGCCGGTTTTGGCAGAATTAAACAGAGGTATCGTAGGGAGGATGTTGATACGCTTCAACACGTAGCGGATGTTGTTGATCTGTCATCCTGTAGCAACGTCTCAGTTGTGTATGGCAGGGATACATGGAAATGGAGGCAGTGGAAGGCTTTCTTCGGCGACAGATATAAAAAAGTTCCGAATATATCCAAGTACCACTACTTCCGGTTCTCTTCAACAGACCCCGGAgccgtatttatgaaaatgtctgCGGTTCACACAGAGGAGACAAGGTTTGTCGTCTGTAAAACAAACCTTCTTGCTATGGATTCATACGACATTCCCCAAGAAATAATGCCAGCTGGACTTAGCCGAGAGCGACAGCGCTACCTTTACAGCCAGGTTCGCCCGCTTGTGAGACTTCAGTTTCAGGAAGAATTCTGTGCAGTACCAGCTCAAGAATAG